The genomic window TGATCAGCCTCACGAGCAGCCGCACCTCGCCGGCGGGCACGGTGAGGGCGCCCACGCCGTCGGTCGTCTTGGGCTCGGTGAGCGGCTCGCCGTCGAGCTCGAGGCCGCCGGTGAGCGGCGCCACGACGACCCGCTCGTCCACTAGCGTGAGCCGCGCGACGCGCTCGGGTGCTCCGGCCGGCAGCGCCAGGCGGGCGTCGGCGCCGCAGCCGAGCAGGCTCTCCCCTGGCTCGAGCCAGTCCAGCGAGGCGATGGCCCACCAGCCGTGCGGGGCGGCGAGCTTGCCGACGTACCGCTCGCGGAACGCGGCGACCCGCGCGCCGTGGTCCTCGTGCCCCTCAGTCTGCGCCGCGGCTCGTGCGCGGTTCGTGGTCGGTAGGCTCATGCCCACCGATTCTAGGCAGGGGTCGGGGTCGCGGGATGTCGCGAGTTCCTCGTTCCGGCGAGGGCGAGGAGGGCCTGGTGGAGGAGCTCCACGGTCAACTCGAAGCTGTCGTCGACGGACAGCGCGAGGCCGAACCCGCCGGAGCTCTCCAGCGCGGCGAAGCCGTGGAGAGTCGAGCGCAGCATCCGCGTGGCGTGGACGGCGTCGTCGCCGTCGAGGCCGTACCCGCGCAGCACGGCCAGGACGATCCGCACGGTGTCCGCCCCGGCCGCACGCACCTCGGCGTCAGGCCCCTCGGTCGAGCGGGTCGTGAGGGCGAAGAGGCCGGGGTGCTCGACCACGAAGGAGCGGTAGGCCCGGCACGTCGCGGCGAGGGCGTCGCGGCCCGACCGACCCAGAGCGGCCCGGGCGAGCGCCTCCCGCAGGTCGGCGAGCGCCCGCAGGCGGAGCTCGCGCTGCAGGCCCTCTACCCCGTCGACGTGGTTGTAGAGCGACGGCGACCTGACCCCGAGCCGCTTGGCCAGTTCGGACAGCGTCAGTCCGTCGGGCCCACGCTCGTCGACGAGCGCGGCGGCGGCATCGACCACGGCGTCGCGCGTGAGGGCGCGTCCCCCGGCCGGCCTAGCCACGTTGGCCCTCGCCGGCGAAGGCCTCGCGGAGGGTCGGCAGCAGCGCGTCGAGCGTCGCCTGCGGCGCCTCGGCCTGCGGGTAGTGCCCGACGCCCGGGAGCATCACGTACCGGCCCTTCAGCGCCTCGGCGACCTCGCGGGCCTCGCGCTCCGGTTCGGGGAAGTCGGGGTCTGCACCGCCCATGACGACGACCGCCGGCGCGACCACGCGCGCGAGCCGTGCCTCCACCTCCTCGTCGGAGCGGAACGTCAGTGCCCTCACGGCCTCGAACCGCCCCGGCTCGGAGAGGTTGCGGCGCAGCGCTGCGCTGTAGGCGGCGTAGTCGGCGGGCTTGCCCGACTTGAAGAGCGTCGCGTGGTACGCCGCCCAGGCCCGCACCCGCCACGGACCGCTCAGCATCAGCCTGAGCGCCAACGCCATGGCGGCGCTCGTCCTCTGGGGTCTCACGAACGGGCCCAGCAGCGCGAGGCCGGCGATCGCCGAGGGCCTCTCGGCAGCCGCCCACACCGCCGCGGCCGCGGAGAACGAGTTGCCGATCACGAAGGCGGGGCCGCCGAGGTGGTCGATCAGCGCCAGCAGGTCCCGGCCCACCGTCTCGGAGTCGTAGCCGGGCCAGCCGACGCTCGACTCGCCGTGGCCGCGCAGGTCGCCCGTGGCCGCGCGGTAGCCGGCGCGGGCGACCAGCGGAGCGAGGAGCCGGTACTCCTGCCTGAGGTCCCCGAGGCCGGGGAGCATGACCACGAGCGGGCCGTCGCCCACGACGTCGTAGGCGATGCGCCCTTCCTCGAGTTCCAGGAAGCGCGTCTGTGGGGCGGTGAACGCGACGCCGGTGGCGGGCGCGCGAGCCTCGGTGGTTAACATGCTTAGGTCATAACCTAAGTGGATTAGTAAAGTCAACCGACCGCTTCTGGACGGCCGCTCGGGGGCCGAGGCAGCTTGGGCGAGACGGGCGGTCCGGGCGGCTCGAGCGGTTCGAGCGCCAGGTCGCGACGTCTAGGCAGGTTGGGCGGCTTCGGCGTCAGTCCGAGCGGCCGGCGCGCCTACTGCCGCCACGCGATCACCAGCACGCGGTTCAGCACCACGAGCGCGGCGTAGGCGACGCCCCAGACCGGTCGCCCGGCCAGGAACAGGGCGGCCGTGGCGGCGCCGAAGACGAGAGCCTCTACGGCGAGCTGGAACCCCAGCCCTCCCTTGAGCGGCGCCTTGGGCGCGGCGAACAGGCCCCAGACGACCGCCAGGGCGACGGGCGCAGCGACGGCCAGCACGACCCTCGGGGCCCCGGTCTGGGTGCGCAGGGCCCAGTAGGCCACCGCGGCGAGCGCGGCGAGCTCGAGCAGGAACCGCAGCCCGAGGTTCAGCGCCTGAAGACCGCTCACGGGCCGGACGGCCGCCGCGGGTGCGCGTCGAGCATCCCCAGCTGCCACATCACGAACATGCGCTGGTCGACGGCGTCGCGCAGTATCAGGTCGAGCGGCTTGCCCTGGCCGTGGCCCGCCGAGCGGTCGACCCACAGCAGCACCGGGTCCTCCACCGGGTCGCTGGCCGTGGCGGCCTGCAGCCGGGCGGCCATCTTGCGGGCGTGCATGGCGTGCACGCGCGTGTCGTTCTCGCCGGCCGTGAGCAGCACGGCGGGGTAGCGCACGCCGTCCCGCACGCGGTGGTAGGGCGAGTAGGCGATGAGCCACTCGAACTGCTCCGGGTCCTCCGCGGACCCGTACTCCGGCACCCAGTAGCGCGCCATCAGGAAATGCTGGTAGCGCAGCATGTCGAGGAGCGGCACGGCGACGAGCGCCGCGGCGAACAGGTCGGGACGCTGCGTGAGCGCCGCCCCGGTGAGCAGCCCGCCGTTCGAGCCGCCGGCGATGGCGAGGCGCTCCGGCCGCGTGTATCCGTGCGCGATCAGCCACTCGGCGGCGGCGATGAAGTCGTCGAAGACGCTCTGCTTGCGGCCCAGGGTGCCGGCCTCGTGCCAGGCGTCGCCGTACTCGCCGCCGCCGCGCAGGTTCGGGAGCGCGTAGACGCCGCCTGCCTCGAACCACTGGACCAGCGTGGGCGAGAACGCCGGAGCCATGCTGACGCCGAAGCCGCCGTAGCCGTAGAGGATCGTCGGCGCGTCGCCCGCGGGCTCGAGGCCCTTGCGGTGGACCACGAACATCGTGACCACGGTGCCGTCCTTCGAGGCGTACTCGACCTGCTTCACCTCCACGGCGTCGGGGTCGACGGGCGCCTCGGGCCTCTCCCACAGCTCGAACGTGCCCCCGGGGTCGCGGACGTCGAAGCGGTAGACGGCCGGCGGGTGGGCGAAGCTCGTGAACGTCAGGAACGCCTCGGTAGAGCTCCGGTTCGTCGCCACCACGGCGGTGCCCATGGCCGGCAGCGGCACCTCGCCGACCCGCCTCCCGGTCAGGTCGTAGACGACGACGCGGCTCACCGCGCGCTCGAGGTACGTGACGACGACGTGCCCCTCGGCCAGTCCGGCGGTCTCGATGCTCCCCTCCTCCGGCTCCGGCACCAGGTCGCGCCAGCTCGCCTCGCCGGGGTCCGAGACGGGGGCGATGACGACGCGGCCACGCGGGGCGTGCTTGTACGTGTGGAGCACGAGCACGTCGCCGTCAGGACCCGGCACCACCGAGCCGAACCCCTGCCCCGGCGTGCCGACGCTGACCTCCCTGCGCTCGAGCACGCCCGTCCGCCGGAACGCCTCGAAGTCCGCGAGCCACAGGTCGTTGGAGCGCGTGTCGACGAAGTAGGAGAGGAGCAACCAACGTCCGTCGCGCGACAGGAAGCCGTTCGGACCCCACGTCGTCGCGAGCCTCTCGTCCTCCTCCTTGGTGAGCTGGCGGAAGATCACCCGGTCGGCGGAGCTGTCGTCAGCGGCCTGCGGCTGGGCCGGCCGGGCGTGGAACATCACGCGGCCCGTGTAGTGGTCGTTCGGGTCGGCGAGGTTCCAGTAGACGAAGCCGGAGCCGTCCGGCAGCCACTGCGGCGGCCTGACCTTGTTGTGTATCTCGAGGGGCAGCTTCGCGCCGGAGTCGACGTCGAGGAGCTCGAGCCTGGTGTTCTCGTCGCCGGCCGAGAACGTGCCGTAGGCGAGCTGGCGGCCGTCGGGGCTGGGGGAGAGCCACGACACCGTCGTGAGGCCCGTCGGGTCGATCGCCTCCGGGTCGATGAGCAGGCGCTCCTCGCCCCTGAGGCCCTCGCGGAAGTAGACCCTCGCCTGCTTCTGGTCTCCCTCCCTCCTGGTGTAGAAGTAGCGCCCCCCGCGCTGGATGGGCGCGGAGACCGTGCCGATCTGCAGCAGCGGCCTGAGGCGATCTTCCACCTCGCGGCGTCTCGGGAGGGCGTCGAGCACGGCTCGGGTGTAGGCGTTCTGGGCATCCGTCCATGCCGCCACCTCCGGCGTGACGAGCCCCATCCGGTCGGGGTCGGAGTTTTCGCCCTCCAGCCAGCGATAGTCGTCGACGATCTCGCGCCCGTGCAGGACGTCGGTGACGGGCCGTCTCTCCGTTGCCGGCGGTCCGGCTACCTTCGCTTCGCTCATCCGCAGAGCGTAACCCCGCTCCGGCGCGGCCCGCGGTCGATGAGCGGCGAGGGGCTGGCCCCGAAGCCGGACAGGGCGCGTGGGGGTCCTGGCTGGCCGGGACGAGCGGCGGCCCCTTCCGACGGACGCGGGCGGCTGTACCGTGAGTCAGGCCGCTCGCCGGTCCGCGTTCACCGGCCCGCTTCCGCCCGCAGCATCAGCTCCTCGAGCTGGAAGGTGTGGCGCATCGGGTGCGCGACCGCGTGCTCGAGCATCGACGCGATGGTCATCGGGGCGCCCCAGTTCGACGTGTGCGCCCTGTCCTCCAGGCGGTC from Trueperaceae bacterium includes these protein-coding regions:
- a CDS encoding prolyl oligopeptidase family serine peptidase, whose product is MSEAKVAGPPATERRPVTDVLHGREIVDDYRWLEGENSDPDRMGLVTPEVAAWTDAQNAYTRAVLDALPRRREVEDRLRPLLQIGTVSAPIQRGGRYFYTRREGDQKQARVYFREGLRGEERLLIDPEAIDPTGLTTVSWLSPSPDGRQLAYGTFSAGDENTRLELLDVDSGAKLPLEIHNKVRPPQWLPDGSGFVYWNLADPNDHYTGRVMFHARPAQPQAADDSSADRVIFRQLTKEEDERLATTWGPNGFLSRDGRWLLLSYFVDTRSNDLWLADFEAFRRTGVLERREVSVGTPGQGFGSVVPGPDGDVLVLHTYKHAPRGRVVIAPVSDPGEASWRDLVPEPEEGSIETAGLAEGHVVVTYLERAVSRVVVYDLTGRRVGEVPLPAMGTAVVATNRSSTEAFLTFTSFAHPPAVYRFDVRDPGGTFELWERPEAPVDPDAVEVKQVEYASKDGTVVTMFVVHRKGLEPAGDAPTILYGYGGFGVSMAPAFSPTLVQWFEAGGVYALPNLRGGGEYGDAWHEAGTLGRKQSVFDDFIAAAEWLIAHGYTRPERLAIAGGSNGGLLTGAALTQRPDLFAAALVAVPLLDMLRYQHFLMARYWVPEYGSAEDPEQFEWLIAYSPYHRVRDGVRYPAVLLTAGENDTRVHAMHARKMAARLQAATASDPVEDPVLLWVDRSAGHGQGKPLDLILRDAVDQRMFVMWQLGMLDAHPRRPSGP
- a CDS encoding alpha/beta hydrolase, which encodes MLTTEARAPATGVAFTAPQTRFLELEEGRIAYDVVGDGPLVVMLPGLGDLRQEYRLLAPLVARAGYRAATGDLRGHGESSVGWPGYDSETVGRDLLALIDHLGGPAFVIGNSFSAAAAVWAAAERPSAIAGLALLGPFVRPQRTSAAMALALRLMLSGPWRVRAWAAYHATLFKSGKPADYAAYSAALRRNLSEPGRFEAVRALTFRSDEEVEARLARVVAPAVVVMGGADPDFPEPEREAREVAEALKGRYVMLPGVGHYPQAEAPQATLDALLPTLREAFAGEGQRG
- a CDS encoding WHG domain-containing protein, producing the protein MARPAGGRALTRDAVVDAAAALVDERGPDGLTLSELAKRLGVRSPSLYNHVDGVEGLQRELRLRALADLREALARAALGRSGRDALAATCRAYRSFVVEHPGLFALTTRSTEGPDAEVRAAGADTVRIVLAVLRGYGLDGDDAVHATRMLRSTLHGFAALESSGGFGLALSVDDSFELTVELLHQALLALAGTRNSRHPATPTPA
- a CDS encoding DUF2568 domain-containing protein — its product is MSGLQALNLGLRFLLELAALAAVAYWALRTQTGAPRVVLAVAAPVALAVVWGLFAAPKAPLKGGLGFQLAVEALVFGAATAALFLAGRPVWGVAYAALVVLNRVLVIAWRQ